AGATGAAGGAAAAGACACTGCAGTTAAAGGAAAAGAAATTGTGACAGGTTCtcaagaaatatttcaagaaaaatcaGATGTAGAGGCAATAGAAAAAACCACAGACGTAGAGGAACTAAAAAAAACAACAGATGTAGAGGGACTAAATGCAAAAGCCAATTTTGAGGGACTACAAGAAAAAACTGATGTACAGGGACTACAAGAAAGTCTTTTGCCAAAAACGCCCCACGAAAAATCAGAGcctattaaaagtaaaaaaaagttccGAGGCAAATCACAAGGAGGCCATTATGATGAGAAATCATACAGCAGATTTAGAGTAACCAAAGTGGAAGAAAAGGCAGATAATGATGACGGTAACAAATCAACAAAATCAGAAAAGTCTCAAAAGAAACTAGAAGTTCGCAAACTTTTCAGGTCTGGTTTAAAAGGGtctcaaagaagaagaaaatcagCAAAAATACAAGAATATCCAAAATCAGCAGGAAATCACGTgtcaaaaataacaaatgaatctAAACATCTTTCAAAACCAGAAGTAAAAAATGGAGAACACCAAGATGAAGTAAAAGTAATTGATTCTCAAGAGCAATTGCAGGGAGAACAGAAAGCGAAATTGCATGGAAAACACAAAGAGGAACTACAAAAGCAGAACGGGGAACTGCAAAAAGAACAGAAAGCGAAATTGCATGGAAAACACAAAGAGGAACTACAAAAGCAGAACGGGGAACTGCAAAAAGAACAGGAAGATAAGACTGTAGAAGAAGCCAAAGAGGTAGAAAAAGAACAGACAGATGAGACAGTACAAGAATCAAATGAGGAAGCACAAAAAGAGCGGAACGATGAGATAGCAGACGAATTGAAAGAGGCAGCAGAAGACAAGCAGAGAGAAGAGACTGCAGAAGTATTTAAAGAGGTAGAAAACAACCAGAAAGGGAAGACTTCAAAAGAATCTACAGAGAAAGCAGAAAACCAACAGAAAGAGGAGACTGTAGAAGGATCTAAAGAGGAAGCAGAAAACCAACAAAAAGAGAAGACTGTAGAAAAATCTAAAGAGGAAGCAGAAAACAAACAGAAAGAGGAGACTGTAGAAAAATCTAAAGAGGAAGCAGGAAACAAGCAGAAAGAGGACACTGTGGAAGAATCTAAAGAGGAAGCAGAAAACAAGCAGAAAGAGGAGACTGTAGAAAAATCTAAAGAGGAAGCAGAAAACAAACAGAAAGAGGAGACTGTAGAAAAATCTAAAGAGGAAGCAGGAAACAAGCAGAAAGAGGAAACTGTAGAAGAATCTAAAGAGGAAGCAGAAAACAAGCAGAAAGAGGAAACTGTAGAAGAATCTAAAGAGGAAGCAGAAAACAAGCAGAAAGAGGAGACTGTAGAAGAATCTAAAGAGGAAGTAGAAAACAAGCAGAAACAGGAGACTGTAGAAGAATCTAAAGAGGAAGTAGAAAACAAGCAGAAACAGGAGACTGTAGAAGAATCTAAAGAGGAAGTAGAAAACAAGCAGAAAAAGGAGACTGTTGAAGATTCTAAAGAGGAGGTAGAAAACAAGAAGAAAGAGGGGACTGCAAAAGAATCCAAAGAGGAAGCAGAAAACAAGCAGAAAGAGGAGACTGCAGAAGAATACAAAGAGGCTTTAGAAGACAAACAGAGAGAAGACACTGTAAAAGAATCTAAAGATATATCAGACGCTAAGCAGAGAGGGAAGACTGAAGAAGTATCTAAAGAGACCACACAAGAAAAAGAGAGTAGGCCAATTGTAGATAAATCTATAGAGACAGCACAAGGAGAGCAAAGAGAGGAGACAAAAGAGGATCCTAAAGAGCCAAAAGAGGATTCTAAAGAGGCTACGCAAGAACAGACAGAGGAGGCAATTGAAGTATCTAACGAGGTAGTGCACGAAGAACAGGGACAGACGACTGCGGAAAAATTAAAAGAGGCAGCTGAAGTAAAGGAAAGAGAGGAAGCTGCAGAGGACTCTATTAACGCAACCCAAGAAGACCAGAGACAGCGGGCTGCAGAAGAATCTAAAGAGGCAGTACAAGATGAGCAGAAAGAGAAGG
The nucleotide sequence above comes from Palaemon carinicauda isolate YSFRI2023 chromosome 18, ASM3689809v2, whole genome shotgun sequence. Encoded proteins:
- the LOC137658009 gene encoding LOW QUALITY PROTEIN: axoneme-associated protein mst101(2)-like (The sequence of the model RefSeq protein was modified relative to this genomic sequence to represent the inferred CDS: inserted 2 bases in 1 codon), encoding MSSSSARSLRSEIICGIVGRRQHNGEEADIGLPPHLKPATRLTRQRRPSCESTFSLSASSDIPRNRRGSIPPGGLPASPYRSQKHRSRFRSKSKSLDQGVPLNGLKLHSPRHRQGAYRSHESLVVRGAKKEVFGSELRVVNGEDTVDEGKDTVGEGKDTVDEGKDTVGEGKDNVNEGKDTVNVGKDNVDEGQDNVDEGKDTVDVGKDTIDVGKDTIDEGKDTAVKGKEIVTGSQEIFQEKSDVEAIEKTTDVEELKKTTDVEGLNAKANFEGLQEKTDVQGLQESLLPKTPHEKSEPIKSKKKFRGKSQGGHYDEKSYSRFRVTKVEEKADNDDGNKSTKSEKSQKKLEVRKLFRSGLKGSQRRRKSAKIQEYPKSAGNHVSKITNESKHLSKPEVKNGEHQDEVKVIDSQEQLQGEQKAKLHGKHKEELQKQNGELQKEQKAKLHGKHKEELQKQNGELQKEQEDKTVEEAKEVEKEQTDETVQESNEEAQKERNDEIADELKEAAEDKQREETAEVFKEVENNQKGKTSKESTEKAENQQKEETVEGSKEEAENQQKEKTVEKSKEEAENKQKEETVEKSKEEAGNKQKEDTVEESKEEAENKQKEETVEKSKEEAENKQKEETVEKSKEEAGNKQKEETVEESKEEAENKQKEETVEESKEEAENKQKEETVEESKEEVENKQKQETVEESKEEVENKQKQETVEESKEEVENKQKKETVEDSKEEVENKKKEGTAKESKEEAENKQKEETAEEYKEALEDKQREDTVKESKDISDAKQRGKTEEVSKETTQEKESRPIVDKSIETAQGEQREETKEDPKEPKEDSKEATQEQTEEAIEVSNEVVHEEQGQTTAEKLKEAAEVKEREEAAEDSINATQEDQRQRAAEESKEAVQDEQKEKAAEESKAAAQEQIERIAVVCKEGIQKGESGETSETSKETPQDEKTKDSKEKEKEDKKEEKPKVSKRKSKVAPNKEKVKKPSEQEENTQADPKVDGLQEKVNVEQYKEEKTEKTHDGQGVGEPQEAKADKTEGEIPVNGSQKELKAKKVKVTKSKIPKALGADVSNEAEVNVGKNLKPKKTAKKTSDSDGNTNTVKDKKELALEQSTALPPISVTDPNDTHTLNFELIFQENPLAPHDWTASHAKLYYPKKKKRRVRTTPKKEYHSDEDITIEPKGMDNSDEWSNAHSLGRSSNGRYAGHRRIQYRSIGNDLSTAGYCPRCDPNVEKKPRRVKRRIFKSGQIILFXFQKLSSLNFVSFCSVVSLLKCILTYKQARARKL